From Spirosoma aerolatum, one genomic window encodes:
- a CDS encoding PSP1 domain-containing protein, giving the protein MSCKSCATGGCGTQRGASDGEKTATKGCGSGGCGTAGCNKLNSFDWLSDVAMPGKSRYDVVEVKFKGGRKEYYRNVHQLDLTTGDYVVAEMQSGFHIGAVSLQGELVRLQVKKRAIKITDDTKVIHRIATPKDMERHEQAILRDLPALYRSREIIRELKLNMKLSDVEFQSDNTKATFYYSSEERVDFRELIKMLASEFKVRIEMRQISLRQEAGRLGGIGSCGRELCCSTWLTDFKNIATSAARYQNLSLNPAKLSGQCGRLKCCLNYELDTYMDALRDIPTIEKPLETQKGRAFLQKTDIFRKLMWFGYSAESTWHALPIARVLDIVELNKNGIIPESFEVLTPITEKEPVTAAALNSDLQKLDAKYTARSGKKKKKKTKGTDNQKPAPNGKAS; this is encoded by the coding sequence ATGTCTTGTAAGTCCTGTGCAACCGGCGGGTGTGGAACCCAGCGTGGTGCATCCGACGGTGAGAAAACAGCCACCAAAGGATGCGGCAGCGGAGGGTGTGGCACTGCGGGCTGCAATAAACTGAATTCGTTCGACTGGCTGAGCGATGTAGCCATGCCTGGAAAAAGTCGATACGACGTTGTAGAAGTAAAGTTTAAAGGTGGGCGGAAAGAATATTATCGGAATGTTCATCAGCTTGACCTGACCACGGGCGATTATGTCGTGGCCGAAATGCAATCGGGATTCCATATCGGTGCGGTGTCGCTACAAGGCGAACTAGTACGATTGCAGGTGAAAAAACGGGCCATAAAAATTACCGACGATACCAAAGTTATTCATCGGATTGCCACGCCGAAGGATATGGAACGTCATGAGCAGGCTATTCTGCGAGATCTGCCCGCTCTGTATCGTTCCCGTGAAATTATTCGGGAGCTAAAACTGAATATGAAGTTATCGGACGTTGAGTTTCAGTCCGATAATACGAAGGCAACGTTCTATTACTCGTCGGAGGAGCGAGTTGATTTCCGGGAGTTGATTAAAATGCTCGCCAGTGAGTTCAAAGTACGCATCGAAATGCGGCAAATCAGCCTGCGTCAGGAAGCTGGTCGGCTTGGTGGTATCGGTTCCTGCGGACGTGAACTGTGCTGTTCAACCTGGCTAACGGATTTCAAAAATATTGCTACGTCGGCGGCCCGGTATCAAAACTTGTCGTTGAATCCCGCTAAGTTATCTGGTCAGTGTGGACGTTTGAAGTGCTGCCTGAACTATGAGCTGGATACCTACATGGATGCTCTGCGTGATATTCCAACGATAGAAAAGCCGCTGGAAACGCAAAAAGGGAGGGCTTTCTTGCAAAAAACCGATATTTTCCGTAAGCTGATGTGGTTTGGTTATAGTGCCGAAAGTACCTGGCATGCCCTTCCCATTGCCCGTGTGCTCGATATTGTTGAACTGAATAAAAACGGAATTATCCCCGAGTCATTTGAGGTGCTGACGCCTATCACGGAGAAAGAGCCCGTTACAGCAGCCGCTCTGAATAGCGATCTGCAAAAACTGGATGCCAAATACACGGCTCGATCTGGCAAAAAGAAAAAGAAAAAGACGAAAGGAACTGATAATCAAAAGCCAGCGCCAAACGGCAAAGCATCCTAA